Proteins encoded within one genomic window of Candidatus Methylarchaceae archaeon HK02M2:
- a CDS encoding right-handed parallel beta-helix repeat-containing protein, which translates to MTQKIKTIIIATLLLLPGLLVIPVQITYAEPSMTLDEALGGGGVGGTFVLDPDMLYTGGATITADTTINGREASIDLQFESIEVDGCDLMIFNCIILNGDEGLYFHNDATGMIKQNKIVNNDEGINIEDCNIGIEIFNNIITRNYYGIEIYDSTNIVISGNTISNNDGESIEIDNYNLYYVEGEATPYEANIDIKHNKIAANNYGMEADYVDGLNIFNNMIYSTDSDSIYLSRCPTVTIENNKLLGNDYGIYCSGDYYGGGSELSPSDVSLTMKHNLISGGYDGIVVYEMYNVDITKNVIKGIDGEGIRVDRCEPLSITYNTISGTDYALEIEESDNACITHNIISENADIGLKIYLSDDVYIARNTISFNIWQNIDIEDSNNAIIEYNEIMGSYDRSIDVDDCNSLTIQYNTITDSYYSLIYWDQSSGSIIGNKIGSSNSGSYYAGIELTYCDSTVVGLTTIVGNTIQNTQYGIELYESDPEIMSNDILNNNYGIYCSGDSDPVIGDEDNPNNIIDNYIDGIYISDEPSDPIINYNNIYGNVGYGVNNYGWSSGDPSDDAQYNWWGDKDGPSTTLGDGDGEEVTEGIDFDPWLNKPA; encoded by the coding sequence ATGACACAAAAAATCAAGACGATAATTATAGCAACACTACTATTACTACCAGGTCTTCTCGTAATTCCAGTTCAGATAACCTATGCAGAGCCATCGATGACATTAGACGAAGCATTGGGCGGAGGCGGTGTAGGAGGTACTTTCGTTCTCGATCCAGACATGCTCTATACAGGAGGGGCCACAATTACAGCTGATACTACCATCAACGGAAGGGAAGCATCTATCGACCTCCAATTTGAGTCTATAGAAGTAGATGGCTGTGATTTGATGATATTCAACTGCATTATACTAAATGGTGATGAAGGTCTGTACTTTCATAACGATGCAACTGGGATGATCAAGCAGAACAAGATAGTGAACAACGATGAGGGAATCAATATCGAAGACTGCAATATCGGCATCGAGATATTCAACAACATCATCACTCGTAACTATTACGGAATAGAGATCTATGATTCAACGAACATCGTTATATCAGGAAACACCATATCGAACAATGATGGTGAGTCCATAGAAATCGACAACTATAATCTGTACTATGTTGAAGGTGAGGCAACTCCCTATGAAGCTAACATAGATATTAAGCACAATAAGATAGCGGCGAACAATTATGGAATGGAAGCAGACTATGTGGATGGCTTAAACATCTTCAACAACATGATATATAGCACTGATAGTGACAGCATATACTTAAGCAGATGTCCAACAGTGACTATAGAAAATAACAAGCTGTTAGGTAATGATTATGGAATCTATTGCTCAGGAGATTACTATGGAGGTGGTAGTGAACTCAGTCCATCCGATGTCAGCCTTACAATGAAGCATAATCTGATATCAGGCGGATATGATGGAATTGTGGTTTACGAAATGTACAATGTAGATATAACCAAAAACGTAATTAAAGGAATAGATGGTGAAGGAATCAGAGTTGATCGATGTGAGCCACTATCGATCACCTACAATACTATCTCGGGGACTGACTATGCCTTAGAAATAGAAGAAAGCGATAATGCATGCATTACACATAATATAATCTCAGAGAATGCTGACATAGGCTTGAAAATATATCTAAGCGACGATGTATATATTGCACGCAATACCATATCGTTCAATATATGGCAGAATATTGACATAGAGGACTCAAATAATGCAATAATTGAGTACAATGAGATAATGGGTTCTTATGATCGGTCTATAGATGTAGACGACTGTAATAGTCTAACCATACAGTACAACACGATAACGGACAGCTATTATTCTCTAATCTATTGGGATCAATCCTCAGGATCTATAATAGGAAATAAGATCGGTAGTTCAAACTCAGGTTCATATTATGCTGGTATAGAACTTACTTACTGCGATAGTACAGTTGTAGGTCTTACAACTATAGTCGGGAATACGATACAGAATACTCAATATGGAATTGAACTATACGAATCAGATCCAGAAATCATGAGTAACGACATCCTAAACAACAATTATGGTATATACTGTAGTGGGGATTCAGACCCAGTAATAGGAGATGAAGATAATCCTAACAACATAATTGATAATTATATTGACGGAATCTACATATCTGATGAACCTTCAGACCCGATTATCAACTACAACAACATATACGGAAATGTAGGATATGGAGTAAACAATTATGGTTGGTCATCCGGCGACCCATCAGATGATGCGCAGTATAACTGGTGGGGTGATAAGGATGGTCCATCAACTACACTTGGAGACGGGGATGGAGAAGAGGTCACTGAAGGAATAGATTTCGATCCTTGGCTAAATAAACCGGCATAA